Proteins found in one Streptomyces sp. NBC_00289 genomic segment:
- a CDS encoding helix-turn-helix transcriptional regulator, whose translation MTTPVVRSRDEKLTLAEVCTELKISRSTFYDWRAKRRAPRCIKLPNGDLRIRRSDLDHWLDDREDAA comes from the coding sequence GTGACGACGCCCGTTGTCAGGTCGCGAGACGAAAAGCTCACCCTTGCCGAAGTCTGCACGGAGCTGAAGATTTCCCGGTCCACCTTCTACGACTGGCGGGCGAAGCGACGTGCCCCGCGCTGCATCAAGCTCCCGAACGGCGACCTGAGGATCCGGCGGAGCGATCTCGACCACTGGCTCGACGACCGTGAGGACGCCGCCTGA